The following are from one region of the Sandaracinus amylolyticus genome:
- a CDS encoding UDP-N-acetylmuramate--L-alanine ligase: MINARVERVRDLSLRAQRVIAPSCVAHCDPPRVSWYRCAMHVHLIGVAGTGMGALAGLLQQAGHRVSGSDTAFYPPMGEALARWGIETRRGWDPANVADRPDLVVVGNVCRKDNPEARAAIDGGLAYTSMPGAIETLFLAERPGWVVAGTHGKTTTTALLAYLLHGLGLDPGMLVGGIPRDFGESFRVGGARAPFVIEGDEYDSAFFEKTPKMWRYEPHAAILTSIEHDHVDIYPDASSYRAAFEGFVDRIPESGTLVAFAGDPEVRAVASRARCRVVWYASSGDDTGGIDPTWLAAPIAAQGGMQPFDLFVGGTSCGPVLSPLPGAHNVRNAVATIALICETSEGTIPVQDVLACLRRFSGVRRRQELIGEARGVRVYDDFAHHPTAVRETLAAIRTRHPEGALIAAFEPRSATACRAMHQRAYEDAFHDADLAVLAPLGRSNVPEAERLDVAAIANAIRAQGGDAIAPRDLDELITTITARASAGDTVLLMSNGDFGGLHDRLLAALALPGSSGQR; the protein is encoded by the coding sequence GTGATCAACGCTCGCGTGGAGCGCGTGCGCGATCTCTCTCTGCGCGCGCAGCGCGTGATCGCTCCGTCGTGTGTCGCGCACTGCGATCCTCCGCGCGTGTCGTGGTATCGGTGCGCGATGCACGTGCACCTCATCGGCGTCGCAGGCACCGGCATGGGCGCGCTCGCGGGCTTGCTGCAGCAGGCGGGACATCGCGTGAGCGGGAGCGACACCGCGTTCTATCCGCCGATGGGCGAGGCCCTCGCGCGCTGGGGGATCGAGACGCGTCGCGGATGGGATCCCGCGAACGTCGCGGATCGACCCGACCTCGTCGTCGTCGGCAACGTGTGCCGCAAGGACAACCCCGAGGCGCGCGCCGCGATCGACGGAGGCCTCGCGTACACGTCGATGCCGGGCGCGATCGAGACGCTCTTCCTGGCCGAGCGTCCGGGCTGGGTCGTCGCGGGCACCCACGGCAAGACGACGACGACCGCGCTGCTCGCGTACCTGCTGCACGGGCTCGGTCTCGATCCCGGCATGCTCGTCGGCGGCATCCCGCGCGACTTCGGCGAGAGCTTCCGCGTCGGCGGCGCGCGCGCGCCCTTCGTGATCGAAGGCGACGAGTACGACAGCGCGTTCTTCGAGAAGACGCCGAAGATGTGGCGCTACGAGCCGCACGCCGCGATCCTCACGTCGATCGAGCACGATCACGTCGACATCTATCCCGACGCATCGAGCTATCGCGCGGCGTTCGAGGGCTTCGTCGATCGGATCCCGGAGAGCGGAACGCTCGTCGCGTTCGCCGGTGATCCCGAGGTGCGCGCGGTCGCGTCGCGCGCGCGCTGTCGCGTGGTCTGGTACGCGTCGAGCGGCGACGACACCGGCGGGATCGATCCGACGTGGCTCGCCGCGCCGATCGCGGCGCAGGGCGGGATGCAGCCCTTCGATCTCTTCGTGGGCGGCACGTCGTGCGGGCCCGTGCTCTCGCCGCTGCCCGGCGCGCACAACGTTCGCAACGCGGTCGCGACCATCGCGCTGATCTGCGAGACGAGCGAGGGCACGATCCCGGTGCAGGACGTGCTCGCGTGCCTGCGTCGCTTCTCGGGCGTGCGGCGCCGGCAGGAGCTGATCGGAGAAGCGCGCGGCGTGCGCGTCTACGACGACTTCGCGCACCACCCGACCGCCGTGCGCGAGACCCTCGCCGCGATCCGCACGCGTCATCCCGAGGGCGCGCTGATCGCCGCGTTCGAGCCTCGCAGCGCGACGGCGTGCCGCGCGATGCACCAGCGCGCGTACGAGGACGCGTTCCACGACGCCGACCTCGCGGTCCTCGCGCCGCTCGGTCGCTCGAACGTGCCCGAGGCGGAGCGCCTCGACGTCGCGGCGATCGCGAACGCGATCCGCGCGCAGGGCGGCGATGCGATCGCGCCGCGTGATCTCGACGAGCTGATCACGACGATCACCGCGCGCGCGAGCGCGGGCGACACGGTGCTGCTCATGTCGAACGGCGACTTCGGCGGGCTGCACGATCGACTGCTCGCGGCGCTCGCGCTCCCCGGCAGCTCTGGCCAGCGCTGA
- a CDS encoding sigma 54-interacting transcriptional regulator — translation MSQDTNPALTTIFVEDRATKRRLRKARLVVSEGPDRGKDLSIERERITVGRSVICDMVLADKAVSGTHFEVVANEQGFLLRDLDSTNGTFCGASASSEALRIREVWIKPGATIRVGQTQIRFEPVQGTVDIDLSSDDRFFELVGKSVRMREIFATLAKVGPTELTVLIRGETGTGKELVARALHRASRRTSSPLVVQDCSAIPKELIESTLFGHERGAFTGATDRHRGSFEQADGGTIFLDELGELDLALQPKLLRVLENREIKRVGGDRTIPVNVRVVAATNRDLRQMVNEGTFREDLYYRLSVVQIDLPPLRERPEDVPLLVEHFLSDVASRRWPGEARRFTITADAMSRLQAYPWPGNIRELKNTVERAASLADGTELGVRDLLPSSQKTPPVPLPGGNAEKFVEEGLPFKEAKQRVLDAFEATYLKALLDKHGGNVTRSANAAGLTRYHLRELAKRYGIRDTGE, via the coding sequence GTGAGCCAGGATACGAACCCCGCTCTGACCACCATCTTCGTCGAGGATCGCGCCACCAAGCGCCGCTTGCGCAAGGCGCGGCTCGTGGTCTCGGAAGGGCCCGATCGCGGCAAGGATCTCTCGATCGAGCGCGAGCGCATCACCGTGGGCCGCAGCGTGATCTGCGACATGGTGCTCGCGGACAAGGCGGTCAGCGGCACGCACTTCGAGGTGGTCGCGAACGAGCAGGGCTTCCTGCTGCGCGACCTCGACTCGACGAACGGCACGTTCTGCGGCGCGTCGGCGTCGAGCGAGGCGCTGCGCATCCGCGAGGTCTGGATCAAGCCGGGCGCGACGATCCGCGTCGGGCAGACACAGATCCGCTTCGAGCCGGTCCAGGGGACCGTGGACATCGACCTCTCGAGCGACGATCGCTTCTTCGAGCTCGTCGGCAAGAGCGTGCGGATGCGCGAGATCTTCGCGACGCTCGCGAAGGTCGGTCCCACCGAGCTCACGGTGTTGATCCGCGGCGAGACCGGCACCGGCAAGGAGCTCGTCGCGCGCGCGCTCCATCGCGCGTCGCGCCGCACGTCGTCGCCGCTCGTGGTGCAGGACTGCTCGGCGATCCCCAAGGAGCTGATCGAGAGCACGCTCTTCGGGCACGAGCGCGGCGCGTTCACGGGCGCGACCGATCGTCACCGCGGCAGCTTCGAGCAGGCGGACGGCGGGACGATCTTCCTCGACGAGCTCGGCGAGCTCGACCTCGCGCTCCAGCCGAAGCTGCTGCGCGTCCTCGAGAACCGCGAGATCAAGCGCGTCGGCGGCGATCGAACGATCCCGGTGAACGTGCGCGTGGTCGCGGCGACGAACCGCGACCTCCGGCAGATGGTCAACGAGGGCACGTTCCGCGAGGACCTCTACTACCGGCTCAGCGTGGTGCAGATCGATCTGCCGCCGCTCCGCGAGCGCCCCGAGGACGTGCCGCTGCTGGTCGAGCACTTCCTCTCCGACGTCGCGTCGCGACGATGGCCCGGCGAGGCGCGTCGCTTCACGATCACGGCCGACGCGATGTCGCGGCTGCAGGCCTACCCGTGGCCCGGCAACATCCGCGAGCTGAAGAACACGGTCGAGCGCGCCGCGTCGCTCGCCGACGGCACCGAGCTCGGGGTGCGCGACCTCTTGCCGAGCTCGCAGAAGACGCCGCCGGTGCCGCTGCCCGGCGGCAACGCCGAGAAGTTCGTCGAGGAGGGCCTGCCCTTCAAGGAAGCGAAGCAGCGCGTGCTCGACGCGTTCGAGGCCACGTACCTCAAGGCGCTGCTCGACAAGCACGGCGGCAACGTGACCCGCAGCGCGAACGCCGCGGGCCTGACGCGCTACCACCTGCGCGAGCTCGCGAAGCGCTACGGCATCCGCGACACCGGCGAGTGA
- a CDS encoding NAD-dependent epimerase/dehydratase family protein: protein MIDFAGYTADDLARAVRVLSGRVGHYLFVSTGQVYLVREGCPSPSREEDADGPLVAPPEHPFDREEYEYGIGKREAEGVLARAHQDTGFPATCVRIPMVHGPNDPHRRIERVIARVLDGGPVLAPRPHATVRHVHGPTIASMLVSMIGVRRMMGRAFNVAPSEPTTVCAFLERIVRHLGSDAPVVPVDDAVLASSGLRAEDVCPIGGRWMSVLDPARAVRELGLVHPPADVWLPGVIDAVLATMGREPLPDLAHRDRERAVAAARR from the coding sequence GTGATCGACTTCGCGGGCTACACAGCGGACGACCTCGCGCGCGCCGTGCGCGTGCTCTCGGGCAGGGTCGGGCACTACCTCTTCGTGAGCACCGGACAGGTGTACCTGGTGCGCGAGGGATGCCCCTCTCCCTCGCGCGAAGAAGACGCCGACGGTCCGTTGGTCGCGCCCCCGGAGCACCCGTTCGATCGCGAGGAGTACGAGTACGGCATCGGCAAGCGCGAGGCCGAGGGCGTGCTCGCGCGCGCGCACCAGGACACCGGGTTCCCTGCGACGTGCGTGCGGATCCCGATGGTGCACGGCCCGAACGATCCGCACCGGCGCATCGAGCGCGTGATCGCGCGCGTGCTCGACGGCGGCCCGGTGCTCGCGCCGCGCCCCCACGCGACGGTGCGGCACGTCCACGGGCCGACGATCGCATCGATGCTGGTGTCGATGATCGGAGTGCGGCGGATGATGGGGCGCGCGTTCAACGTCGCGCCTTCGGAGCCCACGACGGTGTGCGCGTTCCTCGAGCGCATCGTGCGTCACCTCGGGAGCGACGCGCCGGTGGTGCCGGTCGACGACGCGGTGCTCGCGTCCTCCGGGCTGCGCGCCGAGGACGTGTGCCCGATCGGCGGGCGCTGGATGTCGGTGCTCGATCCGGCGCGCGCGGTGCGCGAGCTCGGGCTCGTGCATCCGCCGGCCGACGTGTGGCTGCCCGGCGTGATCGACGCGGTGCTCGCGACGATGGGTCGCGAGCCGCTGCCCGATCTCGCGCATCGTGATCGCGAGCGCGCGGTCGCCGCGGCGCGGCGCTGA
- a CDS encoding inositol monophosphatase family protein translates to MTTSELERWIDEARAIAFDAGQLLARAWRRGGRVTQKGAIDLVTEHDLASEALITARLRAAFPEHTIVAEEAGGEIARGLAWYVDPLDGTTNFAHGHFVFSVSIGLARDGVPIGGVVHAPAIGITWWGAEGIGAFRSVGGVIEQCRVSENDTLGSSIIATGFPYDRAIDPDNNLRESARIIPQVQGIRRLGSAAMDLVLVADGTYDGYWEQKLAPWDLCAGAAIAKAAGATLTDYEGGAITLRPKNRVVCTNGRVHEVLRREVLAARADLA, encoded by the coding sequence ATGACGACCTCCGAGCTCGAGCGATGGATCGACGAGGCGCGCGCGATCGCGTTCGACGCGGGACAGCTGCTCGCGCGTGCGTGGCGGCGCGGCGGGCGCGTGACGCAGAAGGGCGCGATCGATCTCGTGACCGAGCACGACCTCGCGAGCGAGGCGTTGATCACCGCGCGGCTGCGCGCGGCGTTCCCCGAGCACACGATCGTCGCGGAAGAAGCGGGCGGCGAGATCGCGCGAGGGCTCGCGTGGTACGTCGACCCGCTCGACGGCACGACGAACTTCGCGCACGGGCACTTCGTGTTCTCGGTATCGATCGGGCTCGCGCGCGACGGCGTGCCGATCGGCGGCGTGGTGCACGCGCCTGCGATCGGGATCACGTGGTGGGGCGCCGAGGGCATCGGCGCGTTCCGCAGCGTCGGCGGCGTGATCGAGCAGTGTCGCGTCTCGGAGAACGACACGCTCGGGAGCTCGATCATCGCGACCGGCTTCCCCTACGACCGCGCGATCGACCCCGACAACAACCTGCGCGAGAGCGCGCGCATCATCCCGCAGGTGCAGGGCATCCGTCGCCTCGGCTCGGCCGCGATGGATCTCGTGCTGGTCGCCGACGGAACCTACGACGGCTACTGGGAGCAGAAGCTCGCGCCGTGGGATCTCTGCGCCGGCGCAGCGATCGCGAAGGCGGCGGGCGCGACGCTCACCGACTACGAGGGCGGCGCGATCACGTTGCGCCCCAAGAACCGCGTCGTGTGCACCAACGGCCGCGTGCACGAGGTGCTGCGGCGCGAGGTCCTCGCCGCCCGCGCGGATCTCGCCTAG
- a CDS encoding MFS transporter → MRSPLLLLACLYVVQGLPYGFQASALSAYLRSEGVSLSAIGFAGALAAPWMLKVLWAPLVDRYGSSRFGRRRSWIVPMQALLAMACLVAAAFPPERALGALLATVFAMNLFAATMDVAVDGLAVDVLRERELGHGNAVQVVGFKAGMLIGGGLLLWASRWIGWQGHFVAMAALVVVALVLTLLTLEPGARRAPDADGRESTSAHTSMRQVLGTLRRAMARPGAGWLLVIVATYKMGESLIDPMFSPFLVDHGFAREDLGLWLGTWGMAASIAGSVAGGWLATHVEIARALRIAGVLRAVPLAVVVVLATLSAFGAPVVIATTMAEHFFGGMLTTTMFAFMMSRVDREVGASHFTLLATVEVLGKSPLSLASGWLAERAGYLGIFGVGLAISVVWALMVGTFAKKA, encoded by the coding sequence GTGCGCTCTCCGCTGCTGCTCCTCGCGTGCCTCTACGTCGTCCAGGGCCTGCCCTACGGGTTCCAGGCGTCGGCGCTGAGCGCGTACCTGCGGAGCGAGGGCGTGTCGCTCTCGGCGATCGGCTTCGCGGGCGCGCTCGCGGCGCCGTGGATGCTCAAGGTGCTGTGGGCGCCGCTGGTCGATCGGTACGGCTCGTCGCGCTTCGGACGGCGTCGCTCGTGGATCGTTCCGATGCAGGCGCTCCTCGCGATGGCGTGCCTCGTCGCTGCGGCGTTCCCACCGGAGCGCGCGCTCGGCGCGCTGCTCGCGACCGTGTTCGCGATGAACCTCTTCGCGGCGACGATGGACGTCGCGGTCGACGGCCTCGCGGTCGACGTGCTGCGCGAGCGCGAGCTCGGGCACGGCAACGCGGTGCAGGTCGTCGGGTTCAAGGCCGGGATGCTGATCGGCGGCGGCCTGCTGCTCTGGGCGAGCCGATGGATCGGATGGCAGGGCCACTTCGTCGCGATGGCCGCGCTGGTCGTCGTCGCGCTCGTGCTCACCCTGCTCACGCTGGAGCCCGGCGCGCGCCGTGCGCCCGACGCCGACGGGCGAGAGAGCACCTCCGCACACACGTCGATGCGGCAGGTGCTGGGCACGCTGCGTCGCGCGATGGCGCGCCCTGGGGCCGGATGGCTCCTCGTGATCGTCGCGACCTACAAGATGGGCGAGTCGCTGATCGATCCGATGTTCTCGCCCTTCCTCGTCGACCACGGCTTCGCGCGCGAGGACCTCGGGCTCTGGCTCGGCACCTGGGGCATGGCCGCGTCGATCGCGGGCTCGGTCGCGGGCGGTTGGCTCGCGACGCACGTCGAGATCGCGCGCGCGCTGCGCATCGCGGGCGTGCTCCGCGCGGTGCCGCTCGCGGTGGTCGTGGTGCTCGCGACGCTGAGCGCGTTCGGCGCGCCCGTCGTGATCGCGACCACGATGGCCGAGCACTTCTTCGGCGGGATGCTCACCACGACGATGTTCGCGTTCATGATGTCGCGCGTCGATCGCGAGGTGGGCGCGAGCCACTTCACGCTGCTCGCGACGGTCGAGGTGCTCGGCAAGTCGCCGCTCTCGCTCGCGTCGGGCTGGCTCGCGGAGCGCGCGGGCTACCTCGGGATCTTCGGCGTGGGCCTCGCGATCTCGGTCGTGTGGGCGCTGATGGTCGGCACCTTCGCGAAGAAGGCGTGA
- a CDS encoding c-type cytochrome domain-containing protein — protein MSNLAKGVASPDSPVLADGWNSSCSSERSGRRPSARFVAVAAVVILAGCSGSVIDGGAGPNPRPPADGGTAPPPWDGGGTPPPTGGETCEESTLETQELFSTMCSRCHGEVGSGGLANIDDVASLVRTGRIIPGNPENSPIFRRVSTGAMPPAGATPRPTDAQVGSLEAWIRCGAPPFDTTPTPPPAEQLTVDDVLDLIADDLRRFDNRAERLSKRYIILAHRVNAGASSAELSQLRDSVDVLVNHLSQGTRVVSPQPIDTARTVLRIDIEDYGWNAATWDQIVENYPYFVQYDDNSIEFPFDSSAQEFIQEETAEQIPFIFADWFVSNASQPPLYYEVLDLPGTAQELFAQLGVNYAQDEAEGDFTRAGFGVSGVSVSNRMIQRNRQPGGGYVWSSFDFANSAGTGNIFENPVDFVEDGGEIIFSLPNQLQGYYIANAAGLRQNAAPQAIVSDPRTPDRSVIAGLSCMGCHDSAGLIPRDDEIRAHVIATSPGGAERDLVLSTHPPNDQLMEIFDSDSDDYRAARARIGLDGRSQPVPDTAIAYLEVDRGLRDLAALVWLDSDRVRDAIIVDFNLSNAFRALVTTSSGRVAREELEDQFDDLICSIGVGRPVCTEATENSPCGCVNP, from the coding sequence ATGTCGAATCTCGCGAAGGGTGTCGCGAGCCCGGATTCACCGGTGCTCGCGGACGGATGGAATTCCTCGTGCTCGAGCGAGCGCTCCGGGCGACGCCCGAGCGCGCGTTTCGTCGCCGTGGCCGCGGTCGTGATCCTCGCCGGTTGCTCCGGCTCGGTGATCGACGGCGGGGCCGGCCCCAACCCGCGTCCGCCTGCAGATGGCGGAACCGCTCCGCCCCCTTGGGACGGCGGAGGAACGCCGCCGCCCACCGGCGGTGAGACGTGCGAGGAGTCGACGCTCGAGACGCAGGAGCTCTTCTCCACGATGTGCTCGCGTTGTCACGGTGAGGTCGGCTCGGGCGGCCTCGCGAACATCGACGACGTCGCGTCGCTCGTGCGCACCGGCCGCATCATCCCCGGCAATCCGGAGAACTCGCCGATCTTCCGCCGCGTCTCCACCGGCGCGATGCCGCCCGCCGGCGCGACCCCGCGTCCGACCGACGCGCAGGTGGGCTCGCTCGAGGCGTGGATCCGCTGTGGCGCGCCGCCGTTCGACACCACGCCCACGCCGCCGCCCGCCGAGCAGCTGACGGTCGACGACGTGCTGGACCTGATCGCCGACGACCTGCGCCGCTTCGACAACCGCGCGGAGCGCCTCTCGAAGCGCTACATCATCCTCGCGCACCGCGTGAACGCCGGCGCGAGCTCGGCGGAGCTCAGCCAGCTCCGCGACTCGGTCGACGTGCTCGTGAACCACCTCTCGCAGGGCACGCGCGTCGTGTCGCCGCAGCCGATCGACACCGCGCGCACCGTGCTGCGCATCGACATCGAGGACTACGGCTGGAACGCGGCGACCTGGGATCAGATCGTCGAGAACTACCCGTACTTCGTGCAGTACGACGACAACTCGATCGAGTTCCCGTTCGACTCGTCGGCGCAGGAGTTCATCCAGGAAGAGACCGCGGAGCAGATCCCGTTCATCTTCGCCGACTGGTTCGTCTCGAACGCGTCGCAGCCGCCGCTCTACTACGAGGTCCTCGACTTGCCGGGCACCGCGCAGGAGCTCTTCGCGCAGCTCGGCGTGAACTACGCGCAGGACGAGGCCGAGGGTGACTTCACCCGCGCCGGCTTCGGGGTCTCGGGCGTCTCGGTGTCGAACCGCATGATCCAGCGCAATCGCCAGCCCGGCGGCGGCTACGTGTGGTCGAGCTTCGACTTCGCGAACAGCGCGGGCACCGGGAACATCTTCGAGAACCCGGTGGACTTCGTGGAGGACGGCGGCGAGATCATCTTCTCGCTCCCGAACCAGCTGCAGGGCTACTACATCGCGAACGCGGCGGGCCTCCGCCAGAACGCGGCGCCCCAGGCCATCGTGAGCGACCCGCGCACGCCGGACCGCTCGGTCATCGCCGGTCTCTCGTGCATGGGATGCCACGACTCGGCCGGCCTCATCCCGCGCGACGACGAGATCCGCGCCCACGTCATCGCGACGAGCCCGGGCGGCGCCGAGCGTGACCTCGTGCTCAGCACCCACCCGCCGAACGATCAGCTGATGGAGATCTTCGACTCGGACAGCGACGACTACCGTGCGGCGCGTGCTCGCATCGGCCTCGACGGCCGCTCGCAGCCGGTGCCCGACACCGCCATCGCGTACCTCGAGGTCGACCGCGGCCTCCGCGACCTCGCCGCGCTCGTCTGGCTCGACTCCGACCGCGTCCGCGACGCGATCATCGTCGACTTCAACCTGAGCAACGCGTTCCGAGCGCTCGTGACCACCAGCAGCGGCCGCGTGGCCCGCGAGGAGCTCGAGGATCAGTTCGACGACCTCATCTGCTCGATCGGCGTGGGCCGCCCGGTGTGCACCGAGGCGACCGAGAACTCGCCCTGCGGATGCGTGAATCCCTGA
- a CDS encoding TrmB family transcriptional regulator, protein MAEPDVVDALTALGFSLNEGRAYAALLRWGPQTGYEVGQRAQVPRSAVYGALRRLVAVGAARSIAGTPERFVAAPPETLLALLRKRFEGQAESLESAIAGLDVSLEVPDAFSVRGYERVMEEAERLVRTAETNLLITGWPRELTMLVDALGESARRGVAIVIFSHSALSSEIPGTHFSYGLEERALEDFWKHRLVVVSDDRRTLIGATERAPSDNAVISETAAIAEIATSQIALDITLLAQRHHWDTRATMAAMLGDRVGRLDTLLGRGEKAELGVVHPPRSS, encoded by the coding sequence ATGGCCGAGCCGGACGTCGTCGATGCGCTGACCGCGCTGGGGTTCAGCCTCAACGAAGGGCGCGCCTATGCGGCGCTGCTGCGTTGGGGGCCGCAGACGGGCTACGAGGTCGGTCAGCGCGCCCAGGTGCCACGCAGCGCGGTCTACGGCGCGCTCCGGCGCCTGGTCGCGGTCGGGGCCGCACGATCGATCGCCGGCACCCCCGAGCGTTTCGTCGCGGCGCCCCCCGAGACGCTGCTCGCACTGTTGCGCAAGCGCTTCGAGGGCCAGGCCGAGTCGCTCGAGAGCGCGATCGCCGGGCTCGACGTCTCGCTCGAGGTCCCCGACGCGTTCAGCGTGCGCGGCTACGAGCGCGTGATGGAAGAGGCGGAGCGCCTGGTGCGCACCGCGGAGACGAACCTGCTGATCACCGGGTGGCCGCGCGAGCTGACGATGCTCGTCGACGCCCTCGGCGAGAGCGCGCGGCGCGGGGTCGCGATCGTGATCTTCTCGCACTCGGCGCTCTCCTCCGAGATCCCGGGGACGCACTTCAGCTACGGCCTCGAGGAGCGCGCGCTCGAGGACTTCTGGAAGCACCGCCTCGTGGTGGTCAGCGACGATCGGCGCACCCTGATCGGCGCGACCGAGCGCGCGCCGAGCGACAACGCAGTGATCAGCGAGACCGCGGCGATCGCGGAGATCGCGACGAGCCAGATCGCGCTCGACATCACGCTGCTCGCGCAGCGCCACCACTGGGACACGCGCGCGACGATGGCCGCGATGCTCGGCGATCGCGTGGGCCGCCTCGACACGCTGCTCGGCCGAGGCGAGAAGGCCGAGCTCGGCGTCGTCCACCCGCCGCGCTCGTCCTAG
- a CDS encoding cyclic nucleotide-binding domain-containing protein, translated as MLDRRPSSIPSGGRLLDRAEQDALERDMEAIVLRSHLFKSLDDAGRQHLLASGFVMRFDDGDVILREGDPGDTMYVVMEGTVRVETRTPTGTLQLAELGRGACVGEVSVLSGGPRTATVTAITPVTAVTFARHRIERLLAEHPKVRALLATLVEARARDTIEKILGS; from the coding sequence GTGCTGGATCGTCGTCCCTCGAGCATCCCGAGCGGTGGCCGCCTCCTCGATCGCGCGGAGCAGGACGCGCTCGAGCGCGACATGGAGGCCATCGTCCTGCGCAGCCATCTCTTCAAGTCGCTCGACGACGCGGGGCGACAGCACCTGCTCGCGAGCGGCTTCGTGATGCGCTTCGACGACGGCGACGTGATCCTCCGCGAGGGCGATCCCGGCGACACGATGTACGTCGTCATGGAAGGCACGGTGCGCGTGGAGACGCGCACCCCGACCGGCACGCTGCAGCTCGCGGAGCTTGGTCGCGGCGCGTGCGTCGGCGAGGTCTCGGTGCTCTCGGGCGGGCCGCGCACGGCGACGGTCACCGCGATCACGCCGGTCACCGCGGTGACCTTCGCGCGGCATCGCATCGAGCGACTGCTCGCGGAGCACCCGAAGGTCCGCGCGCTCCTCGCGACGCTCGTCGAAGCGCGGGCGCGCGACACGATCGAGAAGATCCTCGGCTCGTAG
- a CDS encoding L,D-transpeptidase family protein — MRRASMCAVAIGVAFVALARAQSTPLAIPARSLEVVASGVTIRAAPSTRAARRGTVRVGTRLPIEARVHGEGCPGGDWYRVSDDAFVCSSLVRPSAEIPGGEEVPVVAPGSLLPRAYAFVGVDGTWAYSRPSDYFLDDWTESLGRGFGIAITEVQSYEGVTFVRSLGGLWVPDDQLRRARGSDFEGVELQGALDVAWVARAGAIVRAWDGRRAGREVRRAGRRERVRVIEELPRGLVRIDDGVIASRDLQRPRAATPPDGLGELERWIDVDVATQTLVLYEGVRPLFATLVSTGRPGPGSDTPTGTFRIWVKLAEDTMDDLERTDQESNYAIEAVPWVQYFAEGVGLHAAFWHDDFGRRRSHGCVNLAPRDARRLFGITEPALPPGWDAILPTTARPGTLVRVRD; from the coding sequence ATGCGTCGGGCGTCGATGTGCGCAGTCGCGATCGGCGTCGCCTTCGTGGCGCTCGCGCGCGCGCAGTCGACGCCTCTCGCGATCCCGGCGCGCTCGCTCGAGGTGGTCGCGAGCGGGGTGACCATCCGCGCCGCGCCATCCACGCGCGCTGCGCGACGCGGCACAGTGCGCGTCGGAACGCGCCTGCCGATCGAAGCGCGCGTGCACGGCGAAGGGTGTCCCGGCGGCGACTGGTACCGTGTCAGCGACGATGCGTTCGTCTGCAGCTCGCTGGTGCGCCCGAGCGCGGAGATCCCCGGCGGCGAAGAAGTGCCGGTGGTCGCGCCCGGCTCGCTCTTGCCGCGCGCGTACGCGTTCGTCGGCGTCGACGGCACCTGGGCCTACTCGCGGCCGAGCGACTACTTCCTCGACGACTGGACCGAGTCGCTGGGACGTGGGTTCGGGATCGCGATCACCGAGGTGCAGAGCTACGAGGGCGTCACGTTCGTGCGCAGCCTCGGTGGGCTCTGGGTGCCCGACGATCAGCTGCGCCGCGCGCGCGGGAGCGACTTCGAGGGCGTCGAGCTGCAGGGCGCGCTCGATGTCGCGTGGGTCGCGCGCGCGGGCGCGATCGTGCGCGCGTGGGACGGTCGGCGCGCGGGACGCGAGGTGCGTCGCGCCGGACGTCGCGAGCGGGTGCGCGTGATCGAGGAGCTGCCGCGCGGTCTGGTGCGCATCGACGACGGAGTGATCGCGTCGCGCGATCTGCAGCGGCCGCGCGCCGCGACGCCGCCCGATGGGCTCGGCGAGCTCGAGCGATGGATCGACGTCGACGTCGCGACGCAGACGCTCGTGCTCTACGAGGGCGTGCGCCCGCTCTTCGCGACGCTGGTCTCGACCGGTCGCCCCGGGCCCGGCAGCGACACGCCGACCGGCACGTTCCGCATCTGGGTGAAGCTCGCGGAGGACACGATGGACGACCTCGAGCGCACCGATCAGGAGAGCAACTACGCGATCGAAGCGGTGCCCTGGGTGCAGTACTTCGCGGAGGGCGTGGGGCTGCACGCAGCGTTCTGGCACGACGACTTCGGTCGGCGCCGCAGCCACGGGTGCGTGAACCTCGCGCCGCGCGACGCACGTCGTCTCTTCGGGATCACCGAGCCCGCGCTCCCGCCCGGATGGGACGCGATCCTCCCGACGACGGCGCGCCCCGGGACGCTGGTGCGGGTGCGCGATTGA